In Candidatus Desulfofervidus auxilii, one genomic interval encodes:
- a CDS encoding NHL repeat-containing protein produces MSQDKHIRIYGLLFLFVFWSLCPRLSWAGLKGKIIAVIYGGEKIGAFNQPQAMYFDPQRKRLYLVDTLNDRLLSFDNQYKFLSAFNAGGKLKTPLAMVRDRKGHIIVTNKGDKSVLIINVKEKKIKSLDLSHIYPPVVPHSLAIASNGCLCLLDKAYKRILIFSPETYQVQKIIEEEGSSGFSDIKVNNNLVYALDPIFKKVFIYSQKGNVVGSILLKGVAFPISLAVDRREHLYILDRHKGKVFIFDKQGKPMGEIGKRGWKEGKLYCPGYIFIDNKNILYVVDTGNNRVEVFKIK; encoded by the coding sequence ATGTCACAAGATAAGCACATAAGGATTTATGGGTTATTATTTCTGTTTGTATTTTGGAGTCTTTGTCCTCGACTATCTTGGGCCGGTCTTAAGGGAAAGATAATAGCAGTAATTTACGGTGGAGAAAAAATAGGAGCCTTTAATCAACCCCAAGCAATGTATTTTGACCCTCAACGTAAAAGGCTCTATCTGGTGGATACCTTAAATGACCGCCTTCTTTCCTTTGATAATCAATATAAGTTTTTATCTGCTTTTAATGCTGGAGGGAAACTCAAAACCCCTTTAGCTATGGTAAGAGACAGAAAAGGACACATTATTGTTACCAATAAAGGTGACAAATCAGTCCTTATTATAAACGTGAAGGAGAAGAAGATAAAATCGCTTGACCTAAGTCATATTTATCCGCCTGTGGTCCCTCACTCTCTAGCCATAGCTTCCAATGGTTGCCTTTGTTTATTAGATAAAGCATACAAGCGTATCCTTATTTTTTCTCCTGAGACATACCAAGTTCAAAAAATAATTGAGGAAGAAGGATCCAGTGGATTCAGTGATATAAAGGTAAATAATAATTTAGTCTATGCCTTAGACCCCATTTTTAAAAAAGTCTTCATCTATAGCCAAAAAGGTAATGTTGTTGGTTCTATTCTCCTTAAAGGTGTAGCTTTCCCCATAAGTTTAGCTGTAGATAGAAGAGAACACTTATATATTTTAGATAGACATAAAGGAAAAGTTTTTATTTTTGATAAACAAGGAAAACCTATGGGAGAAATAGGGAAAAGAGGTTGGAAAGAGGGGAAACTTTATTGCCCTGGTTATATTTTTATAGACAATAAAAACATCCTCTATGTAGTAGACACAGGAAATAACAGAGTAGAAGTATTTAAGATAAAATGA
- a CDS encoding 6-bladed beta-propeller: MERTDRISFPSYVSVDEINREIYVVDSGHGRIIIYTQDGYPLYILDKDNNVEAPTGLWIDEDGYIYLCQVRTKGEDRSRISIFDPCLKWVRDIFFKGFEEADKFRPRTVAVSKDKKIYVSGDGFKGVVVLDKNGAFSHIISPEDELLGIKDKADICVVYIDKNNRIYLLSEGYGRCFVYDKRENFLFKFGQKGGSTGKLSRPRGLGVDEAKHWIYIVDYMRHTISVYKYENGQYLFEIGGKGWGPGWFQYPQYVYVDQQQRLLVADTFNQRIQILKVNARETGEITKPKALTPGFQIKLTPEKSIK, from the coding sequence ATGGAAAGGACTGACCGTATTTCTTTCCCATCTTATGTAAGCGTAGATGAAATCAACAGAGAGATATATGTAGTAGACTCAGGACATGGCCGTATCATTATCTATACCCAAGACGGTTATCCTTTATATATTTTGGATAAAGATAATAATGTAGAAGCCCCTACTGGTCTGTGGATAGATGAAGATGGGTATATCTATCTGTGCCAAGTAAGGACAAAAGGTGAAGATAGAAGTAGAATTTCTATTTTTGACCCATGCTTAAAATGGGTAAGGGATATATTTTTTAAAGGTTTTGAGGAGGCAGATAAATTCAGACCAAGGACAGTAGCTGTGAGTAAAGATAAAAAAATTTATGTAAGTGGAGATGGTTTTAAAGGAGTAGTGGTTTTAGATAAAAACGGAGCTTTTTCTCATATCATTTCCCCTGAAGATGAACTATTAGGAATAAAAGACAAGGCAGATATTTGTGTGGTGTATATAGATAAAAATAACAGGATTTATCTTTTAAGTGAAGGATATGGACGTTGCTTTGTCTATGACAAAAGGGAAAACTTTCTTTTCAAATTCGGGCAAAAAGGTGGAAGCACAGGCAAGCTAAGCCGTCCTCGTGGTTTAGGAGTAGATGAAGCAAAACACTGGATTTATATAGTAGATTATATGCGCCATACTATCAGTGTTTACAAATATGAAAATGGTCAATATCTGTTTGAAATCGGAGGAAAAGGATGGGGACCTGGTTGGTTTCAATATCCTCAATACGTCTATGTTGACCAGCAACAAAGGCTTTTGGTCGCAGATACATTTAACCAGAGGATTCAAATCTTAAAGGTCAACGCTCGAGAAACGGGTGAAATAACTAAACCGAAGGCCCTTACCCCAGGGTTTCAGATCAAGTTAACCCCTGAAAAGAGTATAAAATGA
- the ispF gene encoding 2-C-methyl-D-erythritol 2,4-cyclodiphosphate synthase: MGRSNNYMRIGFGFDVHRLVEGRPLILGGVKIPFPKGLLGHSDGDALVHAVIDAVFGAMGKGDIGQHFPDTDLSLKGISSLKMLAKVQEMLQAQKFIIINLDATIVAEAPKLNPYFPKMRKEIAAVLGIPLECINLKAKTAEGLGYLGQGQGIAAYAVVLLRKRMSYESGGI, from the coding sequence ATGGGCAGAAGCAATAATTACATGCGGATAGGATTTGGTTTCGATGTGCATCGTTTAGTAGAAGGAAGACCTTTAATTTTAGGAGGAGTAAAAATTCCTTTTCCCAAAGGATTATTGGGACATTCAGATGGAGATGCATTGGTTCATGCAGTTATTGATGCCGTCTTTGGAGCCATGGGGAAAGGGGATATTGGTCAACACTTTCCAGACACTGACCTTAGTTTAAAAGGCATTTCTAGTTTAAAAATGCTAGCCAAAGTGCAAGAGATGTTACAGGCCCAAAAATTTATAATAATAAATCTTGACGCCACTATAGTTGCAGAGGCCCCTAAACTCAATCCCTATTTCCCGAAGATGAGAAAAGAGATTGCCGCTGTACTCGGTATTCCTTTAGAGTGTATCAATTTAAAGGCAAAAACTGCCGAAGGGCTTGGCTATTTAGGTCAAGGCCAAGGTATAGCTGCTTATGCAGTGGTGCTGCTCAGAAAACGGATGAGCTATGAGTCAGGAGGTATATAA
- the ispD gene encoding 2-C-methyl-D-erythritol 4-phosphate cytidylyltransferase: MVTAIIVAAGEGKRMGEDIPKQFLLLKEKPILWHTLYAFQYSAAIDEILLVINPKWEQESNNIAKEFSKVKCVIFGGKTRQASVWAGLKTIKQTDIVLVHDGVRPFVSKNLIKRVIEGVYKWEAVVPALPVKETIKWVEGSVIKKTIPRDYLYSAQTPQGFKYLLLKEAYVQAQTRKWLFTDDASLLEKIGVRVHVVLGEPYNIKITTIEDLKWAEAIITCG, encoded by the coding sequence TTGGTTACTGCCATTATTGTCGCTGCCGGTGAAGGAAAGCGCATGGGAGAAGATATTCCCAAGCAATTTCTTTTATTGAAAGAAAAACCTATTTTGTGGCATACACTTTATGCCTTTCAATATAGCGCGGCTATTGATGAAATTCTATTAGTGATAAATCCTAAATGGGAACAAGAGAGCAATAATATTGCTAAAGAATTTTCAAAGGTGAAATGTGTTATATTTGGCGGCAAAACGCGTCAGGCATCTGTATGGGCAGGATTGAAGACCATAAAGCAAACAGACATTGTTCTTGTCCACGATGGTGTGCGTCCTTTTGTTTCAAAAAATTTGATAAAAAGGGTGATAGAAGGGGTTTATAAATGGGAAGCGGTAGTGCCTGCTTTGCCTGTTAAGGAAACCATTAAATGGGTAGAAGGAAGTGTAATAAAAAAGACCATACCCCGTGATTACTTATATTCTGCTCAGACTCCTCAAGGGTTTAAATATCTCCTTTTAAAAGAGGCTTATGTCCAGGCTCAGACAAGAAAATGGCTATTTACCGATGATGCTTCTCTGTTGGAAAAAATAGGAGTGAGAGTGCATGTTGTTTTAGGTGAGCCATATAATATCAAGATTACTACTATAGAAGACTTAAAATGGGCAGAAGCAATAATTACATGCGGATAG
- a CDS encoding DUF167 domain-containing protein, with product MPLQEAKKGVVIKVKVQPKAQQDEILGIKGGRLRLRVKAPPQNGKANQACISLLAKIMGITKKEIKLISGAKAREKMFFIQNMKLDDLKEKLGIP from the coding sequence AAGGGAGTGGTCATTAAGGTGAAGGTCCAGCCCAAGGCACAACAGGATGAAATTTTAGGTATAAAGGGTGGTAGGTTAAGATTAAGAGTGAAGGCGCCACCGCAAAATGGCAAGGCCAACCAGGCCTGTATAAGTTTGTTGGCTAAAATCATGGGTATAACTAAAAAAGAAATAAAGTTGATTTCTGGAGCAAAGGCAAGAGAAAAAATGTTTTTTATCCAAAATATGAAGCTGGATGATTTAAAAGAAAAATTGGGGATACCATAG